The proteins below are encoded in one region of Anguilla anguilla isolate fAngAng1 chromosome 3, fAngAng1.pri, whole genome shotgun sequence:
- the p2ry4 gene encoding P2Y purinoceptor 4, with product MNTTFNSYHEGNRSMPSTTLSPGIPDGVNETCRFNEEFKYILLPLSYGLVCVFGLLLNSVALWMFLTKMRPWNTSTVYMFHLALSDMLYVLSLPTLVYYYANRNHWPFGVALCKIVRFLFYANLYCSILFLTCISVHRYLGICHPIRAVTMVKPRHAHVVCGLVWVAVTACLVPNLIFVTTTGRDGGTLCHDTTRPEDFERYVAYSSVLTVLLFGIPFLVIVVCYCLMARTLCRPRRGLSSGQQGASSSRRKSIKLIVVVLVVFALCFVPFHITRTLYYAYRVLDADCHVLNVINFAYKITRPLASVNSCIDPILYFLAGDHYRSKLIQALKRRRQNTTTCSAAFVVPRQLPGNGKIGLMYKNSDAKACVEPPPS from the coding sequence ATGAACACGACCTTCAACAGCTACCATGAGGGGAACAGGTCAATGCCAAGTACCACCTTGTCACCAGGGATCCCCGATGGGGTCAACGAGACCTGTCGCTTTAATGAGGAGTTCAAGTATATCCTGCTGCCGCTGTCTTAtggcttggtgtgtgtgtttggtcttCTTCTCAACTCTGTGGCCCTGTGGATGTTCCTGACCAAGATGAGGCCCTGGAACACCAGCACCGTGTACATGTTCCACTTGGCGCTGTCCGACATGCTCTACGTCCTCTCCCTGCCCACCCTCGTCTACTACTACGCCAACCGCAACCACTGGCCCTTCGGCGTGGCTCTCTGCAAGATCGTACGCTTCCTGTTCTACGCCAACCTCTACTGCagcatcctcttcctcacctgtATCAGTGTCCACCGCTACCTGGGCATCTGCCACCCGATCCGTGCGGTCACCATGGTCAAGCCTCGGCACGCCCACGTGGTGTGCGGCCTGGTGTGGGTGGCAGTCACCGCCTGCCTGGTGCCCAACCTGATCTTTGTGACCACCACCGGCCGCGACGGGGGCACGCTGTGCCACGACACCACTCGCCCGGAGGACTTTGAGCGGTACGTGGCGTACAGCTCGGTCCTCACGGTGCTGCTCTTCGGCATCCCCTTCTTGGTCATTGTGGTGTGCTACTGCCTGATGGCGCGGACGCTGTGCCGCCCCCGGCGCGGTCTGTCCTCCGGCCAGCAGggggcctcctcctcccgcaGGAAGTCCATCAAGCTGATCGTGGTGGTGCTGGTCGTCTTCGCGCTGTGCTTCGTGCCCTTCCACATCACGCGCACCCTCTACTATGCCTACCGCGTGCTGGACGCCGACTGCCACGTACTCAATGTCATCAACTTTGCTTACAAGATCACCCGTCCGCTGGCCAGCGTCAACAGCTGCATCGACCCCATCCTCTACTTCCTGGCCGGGGATCACTACCGCTCCAAACTGATCCAGGCCCTCAAAAGGCGGAGGCAGAACACCACCACATGTTCTGCCGCTTTTGTGGTGCCACGGCAACTTCCTGGCAACGGTAAAATCGGGCTCATGTACAAGAACTCTGACGCTAAAGCCTGTGTTGAACCACCTCCAAGCTAG